GGCGATCCGGTCACGGTGGCGGGGGTCCAGGTTTGCCTGCACCTTGAACACGAAGCCGGAGCACTCCCCGTCGATGGCCACCGGGTTGCCCTTGGCGTCGTCTCGGCTGGTCGGGGGCGGGGCCAGGTCGACAATGGCGTCGAGGAGCAGACGAACACCGAAGTTCCACAGGGCCGACCCGAAGAACACCGGGGTGGAGTAGCCGGCGAGGAACGACTCGGCGTCGAAGTCGGCGCCGACGGCGTCCAGCAGCCCGAGCTCGTCGGCGAGGGCCGGGGCGGCCTCGTCGCGGGTCCAGGGTTCGGCTTGCTCGGTGGCCTCGGTGGCGCCGCGGGCGGTGCGGCCAAAACGCCACAGGGTGCCGCCACGGCGGTCTACGACACCCTCGAAGTCGGACCCCATGCCCACCGGCCAGGTGATCGGGGTGGGCCGAATCCCGAGCTGCTTCTCGATGTCGTCGAGCAACTCGAGCGGTGACAGCCCGTAGCGGTCGCACTTGTTGACGAAGGTGATGATCGGGATGCGCTCACGCCGTGCCACCTGGAACAGCTTGAGAGTCTGCTCCTCGATGCCCTTGGCGACGTCGAGGACGATCACCGCAGCGTCCACGGCGGTCAGGACCCGGTAGGTGTCCTCGGAGAAGTCGCGGTGGCCCGGTGTGTCCAGCAGGTTGAGCACGTGGTCGCGGTGCGGGAACTGGAGCACCGTCGACGAGATGGAGATGCCGCGCTCGCGCTCGAGATCCATCCAGTCGGAGGTGGCGGACTTCTGTCGGCCCGCCCGCGCCTTGACCGCGCCGGCCTCCTCGACCGCGCCCGCATACAGCAGCAGCTTCTCGGTGAGGGTGGTCTTGCCGGCGTCGGGGTGCGAGATGATGGCGAAGCTGCGGCGACGCGCCACTTCGGCGGCGAGGTTCTGGGCTGATTGCGACACGGGACTCCGTACGGCTGAGAGGGCGCACCAATAGGTCGCCGGTTCGCCTCAAGTTTCGGTTTGCAGCAAACCGAAACTTGATCCAGGGGCGAGCCCATTGGCGCGCCCTCTGAAAGGCGAAGCCGGCACGGCGCGCCACTCCGAGGATACCGGGGACCGCGCCCCTACTGGCGGGGCCGCGGGTTGGCCGAGGTGACGTCGTAGCCGCCGCAGTCGGAGCAGGAGTAGGAGTCGATCCGCCCCGCCGGGGTGCGCTGCTCCCCCCGCCCGCGCTCCCACAGCGGCTTCGGGGCGTAGGCGACCCGGTCGGAGCCGCACAGGCCGCACTTGAGGGTGGTGTCCCGGGTCCAGGTGGCCCCGCACGCGCCGCACTCGACGACGATGGCGTCGTCACGACGGCTCCCGGTGAGCAGCTCCTGCTCCCCGCACTCCGGACAGGCGATGTCCCTCATCGGGTGATGATCCCACGGCACCTCCCCGGCACTGACGGCGCGACGGGGTGCTAAAGTTCTAGTCATCATGACCCAAACTTCACGGCCGGCCGATCCCCCGGCTGGCTACGACCCATCCCAGTTCCCTGCTTTCGCTGTCACCGTCGACGTCGTCATCCTCACGATGACCGAAGGGGAGCTCCAGGTTCTCCTGATTCGCCGCGGCGAGGAACCCTTCAAGGGGATGTGGGCGATCCCGGGCGGGTTCAAGCGTCCGACCGAGACTCTGGACGAGGCGGCCCAACGCGAACTGGTCGAAGAGACGGGGGTCGATGCCGCCCGCCTGCTCGCCCAGTTCGGCACCTACGGCGACCCCGGCCGCGATCCCCGGATGAACGTCGTCACCGTCGGCTATCTGGCGGTGCTGCGCGATGTCGGTGCCGTGGTGGCCGGCTCCGACGCCGCCGAGGCCTCACTCGTCCCGGTGTCCGAAGTGCTCGGCGAGAAGATCGAACTTGCCTTCGACCACCTCCAGATCGTGCGCCAGGCGGTCGATCGGGCCCGCGTCGAACTCGAAGTGTCCGGTATCGCCACCGCCTTCGTCGGGACCACCTTCACCCTCGCCGAGCTGCGCGCCGTCTACGAGGCCATCTGGGGCGTCCAACTGGATGCGGCCAACTTCCGCCGCAGCATCGTGGCCACCGACGGCTGGGTCATCCCCACGGGACGCCGTTCCCAGCCCGGCGTCAATGGCGGGAGACCCGCCGAGCTGTACCGG
The Acidimicrobiia bacterium DNA segment above includes these coding regions:
- a CDS encoding peptide chain release factor 3; protein product: MSQSAQNLAAEVARRRSFAIISHPDAGKTTLTEKLLLYAGAVEEAGAVKARAGRQKSATSDWMDLERERGISISSTVLQFPHRDHVLNLLDTPGHRDFSEDTYRVLTAVDAAVIVLDVAKGIEEQTLKLFQVARRERIPIITFVNKCDRYGLSPLELLDDIEKQLGIRPTPITWPVGMGSDFEGVVDRRGGTLWRFGRTARGATEATEQAEPWTRDEAAPALADELGLLDAVGADFDAESFLAGYSTPVFFGSALWNFGVRLLLDAIVDLAPPPTSRDDAKGNPVAIDGECSGFVFKVQANLDPRHRDRIAYIRLCSGLFERGMQLVNARSGRSFATKYAHQVFGRERETVDTGVAGDVVGLVNATDLRVGDSLSETGSVVFPPIPSFMPEYFRTARGADSAKYKQFRRGLEQLEQEGVIQVLRHPERGDQLPVLAAVGPMQFEVTVHRLESEYGATTVLGDTPFQVARRTDAASAAVLAKVRDVEVLTGAGGTLFALFRHHSRVDALLRDHPDLVLDATVA
- a CDS encoding NUDIX domain-containing protein, which translates into the protein MTQTSRPADPPAGYDPSQFPAFAVTVDVVILTMTEGELQVLLIRRGEEPFKGMWAIPGGFKRPTETLDEAAQRELVEETGVDAARLLAQFGTYGDPGRDPRMNVVTVGYLAVLRDVGAVVAGSDAAEASLVPVSEVLGEKIELAFDHLQIVRQAVDRARVELEVSGIATAFVGTTFTLAELRAVYEAIWGVQLDAANFRRSIVATDGWVIPTGRRSQPGVNGGRPAELYRAGRAWRQGGPIHARSTKRREDPGR